Proteins co-encoded in one Sparus aurata chromosome 18, fSpaAur1.1, whole genome shotgun sequence genomic window:
- the gabra4 gene encoding gamma-aminobutyric acid receptor subunit alpha-4: MVSAKKKETVTAMRPAFIRTLFYFCCLATCVKKISGQTKKDERIYPENFTRILDRLLDGYDNRLRPGFGGPVTEVKTDIYVTSFGPVSDVEMEYTMDVFFRQTWVDRRLMYEGPIEILRLNNLMVTKVWTPDTFFRNGKKSVAHNMTAPNKLFRIMKNGTILYTMRLTISAECPMKLVDFPMDGHACPLKFGSYAYPKTEMIYTWTKGPQHSVEVPPESSSLVQYDLIGQTVSSETIKSITGEYVVMTVYFHLKRKMGYFMIQTYIPCIMTVILSQVSFWINKESVPARTVFGITTVLTMTTLSISARHSLPKVSYATAMDWFIAVCFAFVFSALIEFAAVNYFTNAQLERAKKKPAKCPPVPQTTPVKVKDTEEVLQNPDTNGNLRKRMNYISHQEASSHPRAQSTTNISGVGRARPPRPLASGANGSSSTLSRLSPKSESLLSVASSSAQLVKSTPQAAASTPDVMAGTPCKQDASSSSLQHLLGPKLERIQMMGNKLEPKQTPCSQPTTAGMGGTSKIDKYARILFPVSFGAFNMVYWVVYLSKDTMVAKGG; the protein is encoded by the exons ATGGTTTCTGCCAAGAAGAAGGAGACGGTGACAGCGATGCGCCCCGCTTTTATTCGGACCCTCTTCTACTTTTGCTGTTTGGCGACTTG tGTAAAGAAAATCTCTGGACAGACAAAGAAGGATGAAAGGATCTATCCAGAGAATTTTACGCGCATTTTAGACCGACTTCTTGACGGCTATGACAACAGGCTGCGACCTGGATTCGGCG GTCCTGTGACTGAGGTCAAGACTGACATTTACGTGACAAGTTTTGGGCCCGTCTCAGATGTTGAAATG GAGTACACAATGGACGTCTTCTTCCGCCAGACGTGGGTGGACCGGAGGTTAATGTATGAGGGCCCCATTGAGATTTTGAGGCTGAACAACCTGATGGTGACCAAAGTGTGGACACCAGACACCTTCTTCAGGAACGGCAAGAAGTCGGTCGCTCACAACATGACGGCCCCCAACAAGCTCTTCCGCATCATGAAGAATGGCACCATTCTGTACACCATGAG GCTGACCATTAGTGCAGAGTGTCCCATGAAGCTCGTGGACTTCCCCATGGATGGACATGCGTGCCCCCTCAAATTTGGAAGCT ATGCCTATCCAAAAACAGAGATGATCTATACTTGGACCAAAGGGCCCCAGCATTCAGTGGAGGTCCCTCCTGAGTCCTCCAGCCTCGTTCAGTATGATCTCATCGGCCAGACGGTCTCCAGTGAAACGATTAAATCCATCACAG GTGAATATGTGGTGATGACGGTCTACTTCCACTTGAAACGTAAAATGGGCTACTTCATGATTCAGACGTATATCCCCTGCATAATGACAGTAATCCTCTCCCAAGTGTCCTTCTGGATAAATAAAGAATCAGTCCCGGCACGCACAGTCTTCG GCATCACCACTGTGCTGACCATGACGACACTCAGCATCAGCGCTCGCCACTCCCTTCCCAAGGTCTCATACGCTACTGCAATGGACTGGTTCATCGCCGTCTGCTTCGCCTTTGTGTTCTCTGCCCTCATTGAGTTTGCAGCCGTAAACTACTTCACCAACGCGCAGCTCGAGCGGGCCAAGAAGAAGCCGGCCAAATGTCCTCCGGTTCCCCAAACCACGCCTGTCAAGGTCAAGGACACGGAGGAAGTGCTGCAG AATCCTGATACCAATGGTAACCTGAGGAAACGGATGAATTACATTTCCCACCAAGAGGCCAGCAGTCACCCGAGAGCCCAGTCCACCACCAACATTTCAGGAGTGGGCAGAGCGAGACCGCCGCGGCCTTTAGCCAGCGGAGCCAATGgcagctcctccaccctctcccGCTTAAGCCCCAAATCTGAGAGCCTGCTCAGCGTGGCCTCTTCCTCTGCGCAGCTGGTGAAGAGTACACCCCAGGCTGCAGCTTCCACGCCAGACGTGATGGCTGGGACGCCGTGCAAGCAGGATGCCAGCTcctcgtctctgcagcatctgcTGGGGCCCAAGCTGGAGCGCATCCAGATGATGGGGAACAAACTGGAACCAAAGCAGACACCATGCTCTCAGCCCACCACCGCTGGCATGGGTGGAACCAGCAAAATTGACAAGTATGCACGGATCCTGTTCCCAGTGTCCTTTGGGGCTTTTAATATGGTCTACTGGGTGGTTTACTTATCAAAGGACACGATGGTGGCTAAAGGTGGTTAG